Part of the bacterium genome, AGGTAGTGTTTTTACTTCCTTTCGGAAAAGCAATCTCGCTTATCGTATTTCTTGCGTAGGTCATAGTCCCCCTTAAGAAGCCTTTGCGATACCTCCTACCCGAAAGCGAAGTGGCGTATCCCTAAACGAGCCAAGAGAGGTCCGCTGTATAATGTATAAAGCCCGCCAAAGGCGACTAACTTTTCGTCCTTTTTGAACTCCTCAGCTATGCGTGAGAGCCAATTTGGAAGGAGGATTGCTAACAACTATTATCTCAAAATCCTGAAAATCCTGTTGAAGAAGGCTTTGGAGGGTTCTGCCGATGTAGTTCTCCTCGTTGTAGGCAGGAATAACCACAGATATTAGGGGATTATCCGGTTTTTGCGAACATGGGCATCATACCCATCTCATCAGCAATCATCCCCAATCCTTTTCCCAGGAAAAGGAAAGGCAAAGCTGGTCTCTTTCTAACGAGCAAAGAGATTAAGAAAAAAGAGAAAACAAGCAGGAAGTGAAAAGTTGAAGAACGGTATATGGGTGCCTGCTCGGTGCGAGGGAAGAAAAAGGCTAAGCTTCGCAGGAGGAGTATTGTGAACCAGAAGGAGATGTAGGTTGTCGCTATTTCCTCCTCGCACTTGGAGAAACCAGATGCTATCCACTTCTTCATCTTGCTCGTGGCATCTCCTCCATTCTTCTCAATTCCCTTCTCATATTAATCATTGAAAAGATGCCCACGATGAAGGGTAACCAATAGGAAAACAAGCGATAGAGGGTGCCCGAAAGAATTACGATATGGGCGGGAACGCCGAGGGCTGTAAAAATCAAGCTCAGCGAGGCAAGCAAAACGCCGGG contains:
- a CDS encoding glycosyltransferase family 2 protein, whose protein sequence is MSVVIPAYNEENYIGRTLQSLLQQDFQDFEIIVVSNPPSKLALTHS